A genomic window from Brassica oleracea var. oleracea cultivar TO1000 chromosome C8, BOL, whole genome shotgun sequence includes:
- the LOC106311453 gene encoding phosphoglycerate mutase-like protein 1, giving the protein MDGRFLYPLESCKIIHLLRHGQALHNVEAKKDRNALLSPQLFDAPLTDHGHQQVENLHERLVSSGVLKRVELVVTSPLLRTMQTAVGVFGNEDRLHNMTSSPSILALEVARDRNGVRPPDMRRNVSEYQTIFPTIDFSQIESEEDNLWRPDVRESEEEIFARGLEFMKWLWKRPEKEVAVVSHGIVLQHMLYVFANDCDKSIRHDLCKRFDNCEIRTVVIVDKGMSSSTEN; this is encoded by the exons ATGGATGGGAGATTCTTGTACCCCTTGGAGAGCTGTAAAATTATCCACTTG TTGAGACATGGACAAGCGTTGCACAATGTCGAAGCCAAGAAGGATAGGAATGCGTTGTTGTCTCCTCAACTTTTCGACGCTCCTCTTACTGATCATGGTCACCAACAG GTTGAGAACCTCCACGAACGTCTTGTCTCAAGCGGGGTACTAAAGAGGGTTGAGCTAGTTGTAACTTCACCCTTATTGAG AACTATGCAAACAGCGGTTGGAGTTTTTGGAAATGAAGATAGACTACACAACATGACAAGCAGCCCTTCCATCTTGGCCCTAGAGGTTGCTCGAGACCGTAAT GGAGTCCGTCCTCCTGATATGAGAAGAAACGTGAGCGAGTATCAAACTATTTTCCCCACAATTGATTTCTCTCAG ATTGAAAGTGAAGAAGACAATCTTTGGAGACCTGATGTTCGAGAATCCGAAGAAGAGATTTTTGCGAGAGGGTTAGAGTTCATGAAATG GTTATGGAAAAGACCAGAGAAGGAGGTCGCAGTTGTTAGCCATGGCATAGTGTTGCAGCATATGTTGTATGTGTTCGCAAACGATTGTGACAAGTCAATTAGACATGACCTTTGCAAGAG GTTTGATAATTGCGAAATTCGTACTGTCGTGATTGTAGACAAAGG AATGAGCTCTTCTACGGAAAATTGA
- the LOC106310318 gene encoding oligopeptide transporter 2 — MAALELHKPEIHEEEDESSVEEVRLTVSNEDDPSLPVWTFRMWFLGLLSCVLLSFLNTFFGYRTQPLMITMISVQVVTLPLGKIMARILPETKYRIGSWEFSFNPGPFNVKEHVLISMFANAGAGFGSGTAYAVGIVDIIMAFYKRKISFLASWILVITTQILGYGWAGIMRKLVVDPAQMWWPTSVLQVSLFRALHEKDKARMSRGKFFVIAFVCSFAWYIFPAYLFLTLSSISWVCWAFPKSITAQQIGSGMSGLGLGSFALDWSVIASYLGSPLVTPFFAIVNVLVGYVLIMYMVIPISYWGMNVYEAHKFPIFSSDLFDSQGQLYNISTIVNDKFELDEVMYQREGRVYLSTFFAITYGIGFAAIVSTLTHVALFNGKGIWQQIRASTTAKVDIHTRLMKKYKDIPSWWFYSMLAVSLALSLVLCTVMKDEIQMPWWGLLLASFMALIFTVPVSIITATTNQTPGLNIITEYLMGVLLPGRPIANVVFKTYGYISMSQAISFLNDFKLGHYMKIPPRSMFLVQFIGTIIAGTVNISVAWYLLTSVENICQKELLPPNSPWTCPSDRVFFDASVIWGLVGPKRIFGSLGNYPALNWFFLGGLVGPVLVWLLQKAFPTRTWISQINLPVLLGATAAMPPATSVNFNCWIIVGVVFNYFVFKNYKKWWQRYNYVLSAALDAGLAFMGVLLYFSLTMNGISIGHWWGAEGENCPLASCPTAPGVHVEGCPVF, encoded by the exons ATGGCTGCGCTTGAGTTACACAAGCCCGAGATCCACGAAGAAGAAGACGAATCTTCCGTGGAAGAGGTTCGTCTCACCGTTTCCAACGAAGATGATCCTTCTCTACCCGTGTGGACGTTTCGCATGTGGTTTCTTGGTCTTCTCTCTTGCGTCCTCCTCTCGTTTCTCAACACTTTCTTCGGTTACAGGACGCAGCCTCTGATGATCACCATGATCTCCGTTCAAGTGGTGACGTTACCTCTCGGGAAGATCATGGCTCGGATCTTGCCTGAGACTAAGTACCGGATCGGGTCTTGGGAGTTCTCGTTTAACCCGGGTCCGTTTAACGTGAAGGAGCACGTGCTGATCTCCATGTTTGCTAATGCTGGTGCTGGTTTTGGATCTGGTACTGCTTATGCCGTTGGGATCGTTGATATCATCATGGCGTTTTACAAGAGGAAGATCAGTTTCTTGGCTAGTTGGATTCTTGTTATCACCACGCAGATTCTTGGGTATGGTTGGGCTGGTATCATGAGAAAGCTAGTGGTGGATCCTGCTCAGATGTGGTGGCCGACGAGTGTTCTTCAAGTCTCTCTGTTTCG TGCGCTTCATGAGAAGGACAAGGCGAGGATGTCAAGAGGAAAGTTCTTTGTGATTGCCTTTGTATGTAGCTTCGCGTGGTACATTTTCCCAGCTTACTTGTTCCTGACGTTATCATCAATCTCTTGGGTATGCTGGGCCTTTCCTAAGTCCATCACAGCACAGCAGATAGGCTCTGGAATGTCAGGACTTGGACTTGGTTCATTCGCGCTTGACTGGTCAGTCATAGCTTCTTACCTTGGAAGCCCACTTGTGACTCCTTTCTTTGCTATCGTCAACGTCCTCGTTGGTTACGTTCTGATCATGTATATGGTTATACCAATATCATATTGGGGCATGAATGTCTATGAAGCACACAAGTTCCCAATCTTCTCCTCTGATCTGTTTGATTCACAAGGGCAGCTTTATAACATCTCCACCATTGTTAATGACAAGTTTGAGTTGGATGAAGTGATGTATCAACGAGAAGGTAGGGTTTATCTCAGTACGTTCTTTGCTATCACTTACGGGATTGGTTTCGCCGCAATCGTTTCTACACTCACTCATGTTGCTCTCTTCAACGGAAA GGGAATATGGCAACAAATAAGAGCTTCAACCACTGCTAAAGTAGACATACACACAAGGTTGATGAAGAAGTACAAAGACATACCAAGTTGGTGGTTTTATAGCATGCTTGCTGTCTCACTAGCACTATCTCTTGTCCTATGCACTGTTATGAAAGATGAGATTCAAATGCCATGGTGGGGACTTCTTCTAGCATCATTCATGGCCTTAATATTCACCGTACCAGTCAGCATTATCACAGCCACTACTAATCAAACTCCAGGTCTAAACATCATCACGGAATATCTAATGGGTGTGTTGTTACCAGGGAGACCAATAGCCAACGTAGTCTTCAAGACATACGGTTACATAAGCATGTCACAGGCCATTTCATTCCTCAACGACTTTAAGCTAGGCCATTACATGAAGATACCGCCGAGATCGATGTTCTTGGTCCAGTTCATAGGAACAATCATAGCCGGAACGGTGAACATATCAGTGGCGTGGTACTTGCTTACATCGGTGGAAAACATCTGCCAGAAAGAGCTGCTCCCACCAAACAGTCCGTGGACATGTCCTAGCGACAGAGTTTTCTTCGACGCGTCGGTGATTTGGGGATTAGTGGGACCCAAGAGAATCTTTGGGAGTCTAGGGAACTACCCTGCGTTAAACTGGTTCTTCTTAGGCGGACTAGTGGGACCAGTGCTAGTGTGGCTTCTCCAAAAGGCGTTTCCGACGAGGACATGGATCTCGCAGATCAATCTCCCTGTTCTTTTGGGCGCGACGGCCGCGATGCCGCCGGCGACGAGCGTGAACTTCAACTGCTGGATCATAGTTGGAGTTGTGTTCAATTACTTTGTGTTCAAGAACTACAAGAAGTGGTGGCAGAGGTATAACTACGTGTTGTCCGCGGCTTTGGATGCGGGGTTGGCGTTCATGGGAGTGTTGTTGTACTTTAGTTTGACGATGAATGGGATATCGATAGGGCATTGGTGGGGTGCGGAAGGTGAGAATTGTCCTCTTGCTTCTTGTCCTACTGCTCCTGGTGTTCATGTTGAAGGCTGTCCTGTTTTTTAA
- the LOC106312047 gene encoding TRAF-type zinc finger domain-containing protein 1-like — MATESGEITIVCNHCDRDIPAANIDLHRVHCARLEKCNICGDMVPKKHADEHFLTAHAPCIFSMADQRIVTCEFCEFPLPAVDVAEHQEVCGNRVSNTRAGGGGGNGRRRRDGNGVSYKRLFFTVAVTGIAVLMGSLFFQRKPLRGRDK; from the exons ATGGCTACCGAGTCCGGAGAAATCACCATCGTATGCAACCACTG TGACAGAGACATTCCAGCAGCAAACATCGATCTGCATCGTGTACATTGCGCCCGTCTAGAAAAATGCAATATTTGTGGTGATATGGTTCCCAAAAAACATGCTGATGAACACTTCTTGACCGCACATGCTCCG TGTATATTCTCCATGGCAGATCAGAGGATTGTAACATGTGAGTTCTGTGAGTTTCCATTGCCTGCGGTTGATGTCGCTGAGCATCAG GAAGTATGTGGCAACCGTGTTTCTAACACAAGAGCAGGAGGAGGAGGTGGAAACGGGAGGAGGCGAAGAGATGGGAACGGTGTTTCTTACAAAAGGCTTTTCTTCACTGTGGCGGTAACGGGAATAGCCGTCTTAATGGGGTCGCTGTTCTTCCAGAGGAAGCCTTTGAGGGGTAGAGATAAGTAG
- the LOC106312044 gene encoding multiple inositol polyphosphate phosphatase 1-like isoform X1 — MAMKSVWIILLCLFVIAEADQGFDVRHHLSTVTRYSASKEVSQNLIEGSNVPSECTPIHLNLVARHGTRSPTKKRLRELENLSGRLKELVRDAEASDKVPGWLGKWISPWKGKVKGGELIRQGEEELYQLGIRVRERFPTLFEEDYHPDVYTIRATQIPRASASAVAFGMGFFSEKGDLGPGSNRAFAVTSENRASDTKLRFFECCQNYKSYRKAKGPAVDMLKEPVLDKITASVAKRHGLNFTKQDVSSLWFLCKQEASLLNVTNQSCELFTPSEVALLEWADDLEVFILKGYGNSLNYRMGVPLLEDVFYSMEEAIKAREDKLPPGSYEKARLRFAHAETIVPFSCLLGLFLDGSEYEKIQKEKPLELPPQPPKTRDFRGSTMAPFGGNNMLVLYSCPAASSPKYFVQVLHNEHPIALPGCDGKDFCPLEDFKAKVVTPHLKHAFDNLCNANLDDPKQEHQSLWSWLLGSSQKTEL, encoded by the exons ATGGCGATGAAGAGTGTTTGGATCATACTGCTCTGTTTATTCGTTATCGCAGAGGCAGATCAAGGCTTCGATGTTCGTCATCACTTATCCACCGTCACCAG ATACTCAGCTTCAAAAGAAGTCTCTCAAAATCTGATTGAAGGGTCAAATGTCCCCAGTGAGTGTACACCTATCCACCTTAACCTTGTG GCTAGGCATGGAACTCGTTCTCCAACCAAGAAAAGGTTACGGGAACTAGAAAATTTATCCGGTAGGCTAAAGGAACTGGTAAGAGACGCAGAAGCTTCAGATAAAGTTCCTGGATGGTTAGGGAAATGGATATCTCCATGGAAAGGCAAAGTGAAAGGCGGTGAGCTGATCAGGCAAGGAGAGGAGGAGCTGTACCAGCTTGGGATCAGGGTTAGGGAACGGTTCCCCACTTTGTTCGAAGAGGATTATCACCCTGATGTTTATACCATTAGAGCTACACAG ATTCCTCGGGCATCTGCAAGTGCTGTGGCGTTTGGAATGGGATTTTTCAGTGAGAAAGGAGACTTGGGACCTGGGAGTAATAGAGCGTTTGCTGTCACTAGTGAGAACCGTGCTAGTGATACCAAGCTAAGATTCTTTGAATGTTGTCAAAACTACAAG AGCTATAGGAAAGCTAAAGGGCCTGCTGTGGATATGCTCAAGGAGCCTGTTCTTGATAAGATCACAGCTTCCGTAGCAAAGAGACATGGTTTAAATTTCACTAAACAAGACGTTTCTTCTCTCTGGTTTCTATGCAAGCAG GAAGCATCATTGCTTAATGTAACTAATCAAAGTTGTGAACTTTTCACTCCATCTGAG GTTGCTTTGCTGGAATGGGCAGATGACTTGGAAGTGTTTATTCTCAAAGGTTATGGAAACTCCTTGAACTACAGAATGGGAGTTCCGTTGCTAGAAGATGTTTTTTATTCGATGGAAGAAGCTATCAAGGCTCGAGAAG ACAAGCTCCCACCTGGAAGCTACGAAAAAGCAAGACTGAGGTTTGCACACGCTGAGACAATAGTTCCCTTCTCTTGTCTTCTTGGACTTTTCCTTGATGGATCTG AGTATGAGAAGATACAGAAGGAGAAACCACTGGAACTCCCTCCACAGCCTCCTAAGACCAGGGACTTTAGAGGCAGCACCATGGCTCCTTTTGGTGGGAACAACATGCTTGTCCTCTACAGTTGTCCTGCAGCTTCCTCTCCCAAGTACTTTGTTCAGGTTCTGCACAACGAGCATCCTATTGCACTTCCA GGTTGTGATGGAAAAGACTTCTGTCCTCTTGAAGATTTCAAG GCCAAAGTGGTGACTCCTCATCTCAAGCATGCTTTTGACAACCTCTGCAATGCTAATTTAGACGACCCTAAACAGGAGCATCAATCTCTGTGGAGTTGGCTGTTGGGGTCAAGCCAAAAAACCGAGCTCTAA
- the LOC106312044 gene encoding multiple inositol polyphosphate phosphatase 1-like isoform X2, whose translation MSPARHGTRSPTKKRLRELENLSGRLKELVRDAEASDKVPGWLGKWISPWKGKVKGGELIRQGEEELYQLGIRVRERFPTLFEEDYHPDVYTIRATQIPRASASAVAFGMGFFSEKGDLGPGSNRAFAVTSENRASDTKLRFFECCQNYKSYRKAKGPAVDMLKEPVLDKITASVAKRHGLNFTKQDVSSLWFLCKQEASLLNVTNQSCELFTPSEVALLEWADDLEVFILKGYGNSLNYRMGVPLLEDVFYSMEEAIKAREDKLPPGSYEKARLRFAHAETIVPFSCLLGLFLDGSEYEKIQKEKPLELPPQPPKTRDFRGSTMAPFGGNNMLVLYSCPAASSPKYFVQVLHNEHPIALPGCDGKDFCPLEDFKAKVVTPHLKHAFDNLCNANLDDPKQEHQSLWSWLLGSSQKTEL comes from the exons ATGTCCCCA GCTAGGCATGGAACTCGTTCTCCAACCAAGAAAAGGTTACGGGAACTAGAAAATTTATCCGGTAGGCTAAAGGAACTGGTAAGAGACGCAGAAGCTTCAGATAAAGTTCCTGGATGGTTAGGGAAATGGATATCTCCATGGAAAGGCAAAGTGAAAGGCGGTGAGCTGATCAGGCAAGGAGAGGAGGAGCTGTACCAGCTTGGGATCAGGGTTAGGGAACGGTTCCCCACTTTGTTCGAAGAGGATTATCACCCTGATGTTTATACCATTAGAGCTACACAG ATTCCTCGGGCATCTGCAAGTGCTGTGGCGTTTGGAATGGGATTTTTCAGTGAGAAAGGAGACTTGGGACCTGGGAGTAATAGAGCGTTTGCTGTCACTAGTGAGAACCGTGCTAGTGATACCAAGCTAAGATTCTTTGAATGTTGTCAAAACTACAAG AGCTATAGGAAAGCTAAAGGGCCTGCTGTGGATATGCTCAAGGAGCCTGTTCTTGATAAGATCACAGCTTCCGTAGCAAAGAGACATGGTTTAAATTTCACTAAACAAGACGTTTCTTCTCTCTGGTTTCTATGCAAGCAG GAAGCATCATTGCTTAATGTAACTAATCAAAGTTGTGAACTTTTCACTCCATCTGAG GTTGCTTTGCTGGAATGGGCAGATGACTTGGAAGTGTTTATTCTCAAAGGTTATGGAAACTCCTTGAACTACAGAATGGGAGTTCCGTTGCTAGAAGATGTTTTTTATTCGATGGAAGAAGCTATCAAGGCTCGAGAAG ACAAGCTCCCACCTGGAAGCTACGAAAAAGCAAGACTGAGGTTTGCACACGCTGAGACAATAGTTCCCTTCTCTTGTCTTCTTGGACTTTTCCTTGATGGATCTG AGTATGAGAAGATACAGAAGGAGAAACCACTGGAACTCCCTCCACAGCCTCCTAAGACCAGGGACTTTAGAGGCAGCACCATGGCTCCTTTTGGTGGGAACAACATGCTTGTCCTCTACAGTTGTCCTGCAGCTTCCTCTCCCAAGTACTTTGTTCAGGTTCTGCACAACGAGCATCCTATTGCACTTCCA GGTTGTGATGGAAAAGACTTCTGTCCTCTTGAAGATTTCAAG GCCAAAGTGGTGACTCCTCATCTCAAGCATGCTTTTGACAACCTCTGCAATGCTAATTTAGACGACCCTAAACAGGAGCATCAATCTCTGTGGAGTTGGCTGTTGGGGTCAAGCCAAAAAACCGAGCTCTAA
- the LOC106312045 gene encoding probable purine permease 16, giving the protein MEELQDPERGGEILTLEVKQRKWWISVFFCGFLIFTGDSLVMLLLNFYYVQDKRSESDQNRQYRGTWTQALLQNAAFPILIPLFFLFPSPKQKAEPVSSDPPPFLRVLSLYVSLGVLVSVHSKLYALAKLYVGWGILVSTQLILTSLFLAFINRLKFNRWIIVSITFTLASDFFGSPEFSGAPDEDESYTYGIKAWLILIFPTLAFSLSLSLMQLGFEKVLVKTKRYGDKKVFRMVLEMQIVVSFIAALICLVGLFASGEFKELNGDSVRFKKGEGYYGLSLVGLAISWQVWAVGLLGLVLLVSGVFADVVHMCASPVVALLVVLAFDFKDDEFGWQRRGALLGSVLALASYSYSLYKTKKKDVEELNKRELNNSEA; this is encoded by the coding sequence ATGGAAGAGCTTCAAGATCCTGAACGAGGAGGCGAGATTCTAACCCTCGAAGTCAAGCAACGCAAATGGTGGATCTCAGTTTTCTTCTGCGGTTTCTTGATCTTCACCGGAGACTCACTCGTCATGCTTCTCTTGAACTTCTACTACGTCCAAGACAAACGATCAGAGAGTGATCAAAACCGACAGTACAGAGGAACATGGACGCAAGCTCTGCTCCAAAACGCTGCGTTCCCGATCCTGATCCCACTCTTCTTCCTATTCCCTTCACCAAAACAAAAAGCAGAACCAGTCTCTTCTGATCCTCCTCCCTTTCTTCGTGTTCTCTCCCTATACGTTTCTCTCGGTGTTCTTGTTTCCGTTCACAGCAAGTTATACGCGCTGGCGAAACTATACGTAGGTTGGGGTATCTTGGTATCAACGCAGCTGATACTCACCTCCTTATTCTTAGCTTTTATAAACCGTCTCAAGTTCAACAGATGGATCATCGTATCGATAACCTTCACTCTTGCATCCGACTTCTTTGGCTCCCCTGAGTTTTCTGGAGCTCCTGACGAAGATGAATCTTATACTTACGGCATCAAGGCTTGGCTGATACTCATATTCCCTACTCTCGCCTTCTCCTTGTCTCTTTCCCTAATGCAGCTCGGGTTCGAGAAAGTTTTGGTGAAGACAAAGAGGTATGGTGACAAGAAGGTGTTCCGGATGGTGTTGGAGATGCAAATCGTTGTTTCCTTTATAGCTGCACTCATTTGCCTTGTGGGTTTGTTTGCGAGTGGTGAGTTTAAGGAGTTAAACGGAGATAGCGTGAGGTTTAAGAAAGGGGAAGGTTATTATGGTCTGAGTTTGGTCGGGCTAGCTATCTCTTGGCAGGTTTGGGCGGTGGGGCTGTTAGGTCTTGTGCTCTTGGTGTCTGGTGTATTCGCTGATGTTGTTCATATGTGTGCTTCACCGGTTGTGGCTTTGCTTGTTGTGTTGGCTTTTGATTTTAAGGATGATGAGTTTGGTTGGCAGAGAAGAGGTGCTTTGCTAGGATCAGTCTTGGCTCTAGCTTCTTACTCTTATTCACTGTATAAAACAAAGAAGAAGGATGTCGAAGAACTCAACAAAAGAGAGCTCAACAATAGTGAAGCTTAG
- the LOC106312046 gene encoding tRNA pseudouridine synthase A-like codes for MNPRVQRYLVAIEYIGTRFSGSQQQAKDRTVVGVLQEAFHKFVGQPVKIFCSSRTDAGVHALSNVCHIDVERISKRKPGEVLPPHEPGVVQRAVNHFLQRNDGDVMVTDVRSVPSNYHARYKARERTYFYRLLSGSDPLSILEKDRAWHVPEELDLLSMQEACRVLVGSHDFTSFRAAGCQAESPVRCLDEFNVIEVPSTPYFPSIMERAESKLNNGDDPLTYPSQTKTETASVTTNFGETFGIRRRHRCYVVTARARGFLYHQVRLLVGALKCVGTGELTVSDIERILEAKTLSAAKPMAPASGLYLARVKYELP; via the exons ATGAACCCTAGAGTGCAGCGTTACTTGGTTGCAATCGAGTACATCGGAACGCGTTTCTCGGGGTCACAACAGCAGGCGAAGGACCGCACCGTCGTGGGCGTATTGCAG GAGGCTTTTCACAAGTTTGTTGGGCAGCCTGTCAAGATCTTCTGCTCGAGTCGAACG GATGCAGGAGTGCATGCACTATCGAATGTTTGCCATATCGATGTGGAACGCATCAGTAAAAGAAAGCCTGGTGAAGTG TTACCACCTCATGAACCTGGTGTGGTCCAGAGAGCTGTGAACCATTTCTTACAG AGAAATGACGGTGATGTTATGGTGACTGATGTTCGGAGTGTCCCAAGTAATTATCATGCCAGATACAAGGCCCGGGAGCGCAC GTACTTTTACCGATTGCTCTCGGGGTCGGATCCTTTATCCATTCTTGAAAAAGACCGTGCATGGCATGTTCCTGAGGAGCTAGATCTTCTCTCTATGCAG GAAGCATGCAGAGTTCTTGTTGGATCTCATGATTTTACCTCCTTCAGGGCAGCTGGTTGCCAG GCAGAGTCACCTGTGAGATGTTTAGATGAATTCAATGTCATTGAAGTACCATCAACACCATATTTTCCATCTATCATGGAAAGGGCGGAGAGTAAACTAAACAATGGAGATGATCCTCTCACATATCCCAGCCAAACCAAGACGGAGACTGCTAGTGTTACTACAAATTTCGGCGAGACTTTTGGTATAAGAAGAAGACACCGCTGCTACGTGGTAACAGCGCGTGCCCGTGGTTTTCTATACCACCAG GTTCGACTGCTTGTAGGAGCATTGAAATGTGTTGGCACTGGAGAGTTAACCGTCTCAGACA TTGAACGAATCCTGGAGGCGAAGACTCTGTCTGCAGCTAAACCCATGGCTCCTGCATCTGGTCTGTATCTGGCCCGTGTCAAATATGAACTTCCATGA
- the LOC106312048 gene encoding U2 small nuclear ribonucleoprotein A', translated as MVKLTADLIWNSPHFFNAIKERELELRGNKIPVIENLGATEDQFDTIDLSDNEIVKLENFPLLNRLGTLIINNNRITRINPNIGEFLPKLHTLVLTNNRLVNLVEIDPLASIPKLQYLSLLDNNITKKPNYRLYVIHKLKSLRVLDFIKVKAKERAEAAALFSSKEAEEEVKKVSQQEVQKVSDTTEEPETPKVVAPTQEQILAIKAAIINSQTIEEIARLEQALKFGQVPAGLIVPDPASGVNDGSGPMEE; from the exons ATGGTGAAGCTCACGGCTGATTTGATCTGGAACAGTCCTCACTTCTTCAATGCCATCAAGGAACGAGAATTGGAGCTACGAG GTAACAAGATTCCTGTAATCGAGAACTTGGGTGCTACTGAG GACCAGTTCGATACAATTGATCTGTCTGATAATGAGATAGTTAAGCTGGAAAACTTCCCACTCCTCAACCGCTTAGGAACTTTGATCATAAACAACAACCGGATCACCAGGATTAATCCTAACATTGGAG AGTTCCTACCAAAGCTGCACACTTTGGTTCTTACAAACAACAGGCTTGTGAATTTGGTTGAAATCGATCCCCTTGCCTCCATTCCGAAGCTGCAGTACCTTAGTTTATTGGATAATAATATCACCAAGAAGCCAAACTATCGCCTTTATGTGATTCACAAGCTTAAATCGCTTCGAGTGCTTGATTTCATTAAAGTCAAAGCCAAG GAGAGAGCTGAAGCTGCGGCTTTGTTTTCATCTAAGGAAGCAGAAGAGGAGGTTAAGAAGGTATCTCAGCAGGAGGTTCAAAAAGTGTCTGATACTACAGAAGAACCAGAGACTCCAAAAGTGGTGGCACCAACACAGGAGCAAATTTTAGCAATCAAG GCTGCAATTATCAACTCCCAGACGATAGAAGAAATTGCAAGACTCGAACAGGCTTTGAAGTTTGGCCAGGTTCCTGCAGGCCTGATAGTTCCTGATCCTGCATCTGGTGTTAATGACGGTTCTGGTCCTATGGAG GAATAG